From Glycine soja cultivar W05 chromosome 4, ASM419377v2, whole genome shotgun sequence, the proteins below share one genomic window:
- the LOC114409706 gene encoding uncharacterized endoplasmic reticulum membrane protein C16E8.02-like produces MGLLDLEKHFAFYGAYHNNAFNVAIHMLFVWPILFTGQMILYFTPPLLTLGFLPSVLLLNWGFFSTLFYALFYVALDYKAGSLAAFLTFFCWVASSFVSSSLGFSLAWKVVLAAQLFCWTGQFIGHGVFEKRAPALLDNLAQAFLMAPFFVLLEVLQFVGYEPYPGFKTRVKARIDADIKQWQAKKQKKHS; encoded by the exons ATGGGTCTGTTGGATCTGGAGAAGCACTTCGCGTTCTACGGCGCGTACCACAACAACGCCTTCAACGTGGCCATCCACATGCTCTTCGTGTGGCCCATCCTCTTCACGGGCCAAATGATCCTCTATTTCACCCCACCCCTCTTAACCTTAGGGTTCCTTCCCTCAGTATTGCTTCTCAACTGGGGCTTCTTCTCCACCCTCTTCTATGCCCTCTTCTACGTCGCCTTGGATTACAAGGCCGGTTCCCTCGCCGCGTTCCTCACCTTCTTCTGCTGGGTCGCTTCCAGCTTCGTCTCCAGTTCCCTCGGCTTTTCACTCGCCTGGAAG GTTGTGTTGGCTGCTCAGTTGTTTTGTTGGACTGGACAGTTTATTGGTCATGGCGTGTTTGAG AAACGTGCACCAGCTCTATTGGACAACCTTGCCCAAGCTTTTCTGATGGCTCCTTTCTTCGTGTTGCTAGAG GTCCTCCAATTTGTTGGATATGAACCATATCCAGGATTCAAGACAAGGGTTAAGGCAAGGATAGATGCTGATATCAAACAATGGCAGgccaagaaacaaaagaaacattCTTAG